A window from Synechococcus sp. RSCCF101 encodes these proteins:
- the istA gene encoding IS21 family transposase, with protein sequence METPQEVERMLQLHARGLSQRTIAHELGCCPRTVRRYLRQGGWQPYGQPRRSRRLDEQIAWLREQFEQHRGNAEVLRQELLRQKGIDVSQRTVERAVAAWRRELRIRQLATVRYETPPGRQLQADFGQCAVSIGGERRRVHLCVLTLGYSRRLVVRPYGHERQANWLQAMEEAFRHWGGIPEQVLVDNARALVRRHDPASGELVFHPTFLAFAEHWGFTPRACRPYRPRTKGKDERGVRYVKGSGLAGHTFRSWGAMEAHLAWWMREVADVRRHGTTGERPLERFQRDEASALRPLCGKPSFLAEREQKRVVAKDCCIQLEGNWYSAPQQLIGQRITAQVRHQTVRLLHRGRIVAEHPLQSANHRCRQVIRSHWQGLLPAEQLQQARASLQPAIPDRCQATPAVGPPATRAVRTSSLARSLSDYAAVLTEVEA encoded by the coding sequence ATGGAAACACCCCAGGAGGTGGAGCGGATGCTGCAGCTCCATGCCCGCGGCCTCAGCCAGCGAACGATCGCCCATGAACTGGGCTGCTGTCCGCGGACCGTTCGCCGCTATCTGCGCCAGGGCGGCTGGCAGCCCTACGGCCAGCCCCGGCGCAGCCGGCGCCTCGATGAGCAGATCGCCTGGCTGCGCGAGCAGTTTGAGCAGCATCGCGGCAATGCCGAGGTGCTCCGCCAGGAACTGCTGCGGCAGAAGGGCATTGATGTGTCCCAGCGCACGGTGGAACGGGCCGTGGCGGCCTGGCGCCGCGAGCTGCGGATCCGTCAGCTGGCCACCGTGCGCTACGAGACGCCACCCGGCCGGCAGCTCCAGGCCGACTTTGGCCAGTGCGCCGTGAGCATTGGTGGGGAGCGCCGTCGGGTGCACCTGTGCGTGCTCACGCTCGGCTACTCGCGCCGTCTGGTGGTGCGGCCGTACGGCCATGAGCGGCAGGCGAACTGGCTGCAGGCGATGGAGGAGGCCTTCCGACACTGGGGCGGCATTCCCGAGCAGGTGCTGGTGGACAACGCCCGCGCCCTGGTCCGCCGGCACGATCCCGCCAGCGGTGAGCTGGTGTTTCATCCCACCTTCCTCGCCTTTGCCGAGCACTGGGGGTTCACGCCCCGTGCCTGCCGCCCCTACCGGCCTCGCACCAAGGGCAAGGACGAGCGAGGGGTGCGCTACGTCAAGGGCAGCGGTCTGGCCGGACACACCTTCCGCAGCTGGGGTGCCATGGAGGCCCATCTGGCCTGGTGGATGCGCGAGGTGGCGGATGTCCGTCGTCACGGCACCACCGGAGAACGGCCCCTGGAGCGGTTCCAGCGGGACGAGGCCAGTGCCCTGAGGCCGCTGTGCGGCAAGCCCTCGTTCCTGGCTGAGCGGGAACAGAAGCGAGTGGTGGCCAAGGACTGCTGCATTCAGCTGGAGGGGAACTGGTATTCCGCTCCCCAGCAGCTGATCGGCCAGCGGATCACGGCGCAGGTCCGCCATCAGACGGTGCGATTGCTGCACCGGGGCCGGATCGTGGCGGAGCACCCACTCCAGAGCGCGAACCACCGCTGCCGTCAGGTGATCAGAAGCCACTGGCAGGGCCTGCTGCCGGCCGAGCAGCTGCAGCAGGCACGCGCTTCCCTGCAGCCAGCCATCCCCGACAGGTGTCAGGCGACACCCGCTGTTGGTCCTCCGGCGACACGAGCGGTGCGCACCTCCAGCCTGGCCCGATCCCTGAGCGACTACGCCGCCGTGCTGACGGAGGTGGAGGCATGA
- a CDS encoding rhamnan synthesis F family protein, protein MDRLSRLIGIESATVGVIVTVPLRLHPLVRPHPTVRARWLCRLTPDELAVWRTGALDAAAAAAGLVGWIVPVGVNGTGALIGPASPGEGPLPSAPLLQLQAPLTPMAERELVTQLRGWWRHRRALHLFGRPLLVLQGCDRLSHAVFGLQRLRHAAANLLVLRGEPGGAADALEHGFDGQVQWLSQPGPERPFPYLQHLKAAHHRMDTGGGVWLPAVQAVTTPMEPCFKGASAEAYREWLAQASAWSLLRHDGSPDAPVWIESWSGHQRWSPVGPPDPAAVSPSLTREDPEFRGWGECRAEHLAVLVHGFYLDRLEALLAGLPAAGNQEGLSELDLYLSTPLDQLDEVEELLQDLGLPRVRLYGVANRGRDIAPFLLQLLPAALERGHTAFVKLHTKHSPHLDHGEDWGRHLTNALLAVDVIDTLQARLEVEPDLGLLAPPGTLLPTSVELHSNWPHLLTMRQRSEFSGQWLLQQRFIAGSMFAGRVQALRPLLDLGLHLQDFETETGQVDGTLAHAIERWISFVVLWQGFRLEALPGSAQAVPRFGYGWIRDND, encoded by the coding sequence ATGGACAGGCTCTCCAGGCTGATTGGCATTGAGAGTGCGACCGTTGGCGTCATTGTGACAGTGCCGCTTCGGCTGCATCCATTGGTGAGGCCACACCCGACCGTCCGTGCGCGCTGGCTCTGTCGGCTGACCCCGGACGAGCTTGCTGTCTGGCGCACCGGTGCTCTGGATGCTGCTGCCGCAGCTGCAGGCCTGGTTGGCTGGATCGTGCCGGTCGGGGTGAACGGCACCGGCGCGCTCATCGGACCGGCCTCTCCTGGAGAGGGCCCTCTGCCTTCGGCGCCTCTGCTGCAGTTGCAGGCTCCCCTGACGCCAATGGCTGAACGAGAGCTGGTGACTCAACTGCGGGGCTGGTGGCGCCATCGGCGGGCCCTGCACCTGTTCGGCCGGCCCCTGCTGGTGCTGCAGGGCTGCGATCGGCTCAGTCATGCCGTCTTCGGGCTGCAACGGTTGCGCCACGCGGCAGCGAATCTGCTTGTGCTGCGAGGAGAACCGGGGGGTGCTGCCGACGCCCTGGAGCATGGTTTTGATGGCCAGGTGCAATGGCTCTCCCAGCCGGGGCCTGAGAGGCCCTTCCCCTATTTGCAGCATCTGAAGGCGGCCCACCACCGAATGGATACCGGCGGTGGGGTTTGGCTTCCGGCGGTCCAGGCTGTGACTACGCCAATGGAGCCCTGCTTCAAGGGCGCTTCTGCCGAGGCCTACCGGGAGTGGCTGGCCCAGGCCAGCGCCTGGAGCCTGCTCCGGCACGATGGCAGCCCGGACGCACCGGTGTGGATCGAGAGCTGGAGCGGCCATCAACGCTGGAGCCCTGTCGGCCCACCAGATCCAGCTGCTGTGTCGCCCTCGCTCACTCGTGAGGACCCCGAGTTTCGAGGCTGGGGTGAGTGCAGAGCCGAACACCTGGCTGTGCTGGTGCACGGCTTCTATCTGGACCGGTTGGAGGCCCTGCTGGCTGGCCTGCCCGCCGCAGGGAATCAGGAGGGGTTGTCTGAGCTGGATCTGTACCTGAGCACACCATTGGATCAGCTGGATGAAGTCGAGGAGCTGCTGCAGGACCTAGGTTTGCCGCGCGTGCGGCTCTATGGTGTGGCCAACCGCGGGCGCGACATCGCCCCCTTCTTGTTGCAGCTGCTACCGGCTGCACTGGAGCGAGGGCACACCGCTTTCGTGAAGCTGCACACAAAGCATTCCCCTCATCTGGATCACGGGGAGGACTGGGGGCGGCACCTGACGAACGCACTGCTCGCCGTCGACGTGATCGATACCCTCCAAGCAAGGCTTGAGGTGGAACCGGATCTGGGTCTGCTGGCCCCTCCCGGCACGCTGCTACCTACTAGCGTTGAGTTGCATTCCAACTGGCCGCACCTGCTGACCATGCGCCAGCGCAGCGAGTTTTCAGGGCAATGGTTGCTCCAGCAGCGGTTTATCGCTGGTAGCATGTTCGCCGGACGGGTGCAAGCTCTAAGGCCACTGCTGGACCTTGGGTTGCATTTGCAAGATTTTGAGACAGAAACCGGGCAGGTGGATGGTACTCTTGCTCACGCTATTGAGAGATGGATCAGCTTTGTGGTTCTATGGCAGGGTTTCCGGTTAGAGGCCCTGCCGGGCAGTGCTCAGGCGGTGCCTCGATTCGGATATGGCTGGATCAGAGACAATGATTAG